A single genomic interval of Lewinellaceae bacterium harbors:
- a CDS encoding glycoside hydrolase family 9 protein produces MKSYLQLTFLILALQPFCTTAQNEQLNDPYRLNQIGYLPENVKRAVVTAKAGEKFSLRDDQDKEVFSGTLSPGPMSGLSGEVLSYADFSAFTTTGSFRLFVEGLGYSPVFQIAQSVFDPALKAATKGFYYLRMSTPLAASHAGKWSRRAAHPDTTLIFDPSSGHADGQYASPGGWYDAGDYNKYTLNGAFSAGIMLALAEEYPDLLADGTLDIPESQNNRNDLLDELRYELDWLSTMQDTDGGCFHKITTKRFEGFVMPDKAISQRYVVGKGTGATLNFAACMAQAYRIYLSVDPAFANQCLAVAKKAWEWDHKHPDVVFRNPADVSTGEYGDRDFADERYWAAAELWLATRDPLYLEVISTRKNPITYRYGANWQWFQGDLGTFSLLRNSQGLPADMASRMQNALTAKADELLHSMDTLDYRQPLSTFHWGSNSDELDAAMILAEAYRLTKNKAYLNGVIEINDYIFGKNATGYSFLTGSGTKPPMHIHHRQSGADAVIDPVPGLLAGGPNQFLQDTRSGAVYPAKAAPMQCYVDQQPSYASNEICINWNAPLVYVLGFLVANSR; encoded by the coding sequence ATGAAAAGTTATCTCCAACTAACCTTCCTAATTCTGGCGCTTCAGCCGTTCTGTACAACAGCTCAAAACGAACAACTTAATGATCCGTATCGTCTGAATCAGATCGGCTACTTACCTGAAAATGTGAAGCGCGCCGTTGTCACTGCAAAGGCCGGGGAGAAATTCTCGTTAAGAGATGACCAGGACAAAGAGGTCTTTTCAGGCACTCTTTCGCCAGGGCCTATGAGCGGGTTGTCCGGAGAAGTGCTGAGCTATGCCGATTTTTCCGCATTTACCACTACCGGCTCTTTCCGGCTCTTTGTGGAAGGGCTGGGTTATTCACCTGTTTTCCAGATCGCACAAAGCGTATTTGATCCTGCCCTGAAAGCAGCAACCAAAGGTTTTTACTACCTTCGGATGTCTACCCCATTGGCAGCCAGTCATGCCGGCAAATGGTCACGACGCGCGGCGCATCCGGACACAACATTGATATTTGATCCCTCTTCTGGCCATGCGGACGGTCAATATGCATCACCCGGCGGCTGGTATGATGCCGGCGACTACAATAAATACACCCTTAATGGTGCCTTCTCTGCAGGCATTATGCTCGCGCTCGCTGAAGAATACCCGGATCTGCTGGCAGATGGCACCCTGGACATTCCGGAGTCACAAAATAACAGAAACGATCTGCTCGATGAATTGCGGTACGAGCTTGATTGGCTAAGCACCATGCAGGATACCGACGGAGGCTGTTTTCACAAAATTACGACGAAACGATTCGAAGGATTTGTCATGCCCGACAAAGCTATCAGTCAACGGTATGTCGTAGGCAAAGGAACCGGTGCAACCTTAAATTTTGCTGCATGCATGGCTCAGGCTTACCGCATCTACCTGAGTGTCGATCCTGCATTTGCCAATCAATGTCTGGCAGTGGCTAAAAAGGCTTGGGAATGGGATCACAAGCACCCGGATGTTGTATTTCGAAACCCGGCCGATGTCTCCACCGGGGAATACGGTGACCGCGACTTTGCCGACGAACGTTACTGGGCTGCTGCTGAATTGTGGTTAGCTACCCGTGATCCTTTGTATCTTGAGGTTATCAGTACCCGTAAAAATCCAATTACCTACCGCTATGGCGCCAACTGGCAATGGTTTCAGGGCGACCTGGGCACCTTCAGTCTCCTGCGTAACAGCCAGGGATTACCTGCGGATATGGCAAGCAGGATGCAAAACGCTCTTACTGCAAAGGCTGACGAGCTGCTGCACTCCATGGACACACTGGATTACCGCCAGCCACTGAGTACATTTCACTGGGGCTCCAACAGTGATGAATTGGATGCAGCCATGATTCTGGCGGAAGCATACCGGCTGACCAAAAATAAGGCCTATCTCAATGGAGTCATTGAGATTAACGATTACATCTTTGGAAAGAATGCTACAGGTTATTCATTCCTTACGGGATCCGGAACCAAGCCGCCCATGCATATCCATCACCGTCAGAGTGGAGCCGATGCCGTTATCGATCCGGTACCCGGTTTGCTCGCCGGCGGACCCAACCAGTTTCTCCAGGATACCCGCAGTGGAGCCGTCTATCCGGCTAAGGCGGCGCCCATGCAATGTTATGTGGACCAGCAGCCCAGTTATGCATCAAATGAAATATGCATCAACTGGAATGCTCCCCTGGTTTATGTCCTGGGATTTCTGGTGGCCAATTCCCGGTAA
- the map gene encoding type I methionyl aminopeptidase, whose amino-acid sequence MSLQTPRDWEGMAAIARIVADTLQQMKALAKPGMSTKELDDLGSRLLKDQGARSAPTKDYHFPGATCISVNHQVAHGIPSSAVILQEGDLINIDVSAEKDGYYGDNGASFILGVDHKGLSPLVAASQTILMGAIYRIRAGQKISETGKYIEQQARKMGFATICNLTGHGIGRKLHEEPREIPNYFDRFNRQRFKKNTTVAIETFISTKAKVVEELHDGWTLATMDGSYVAQHEHTIVVTDGAPVILTLNNGIA is encoded by the coding sequence ATGTCCCTACAGACACCACGAGACTGGGAAGGTATGGCTGCAATCGCCCGCATTGTAGCGGATACCCTGCAGCAGATGAAAGCCCTGGCGAAGCCCGGGATGAGTACCAAGGAATTGGATGATTTGGGTTCCCGTCTGCTTAAAGATCAGGGGGCAAGATCTGCCCCCACCAAAGATTATCACTTTCCCGGAGCCACCTGTATCAGTGTGAATCATCAGGTCGCACACGGAATACCTTCTTCGGCAGTGATCCTGCAGGAAGGTGATTTGATTAACATCGACGTATCGGCCGAAAAGGATGGTTATTACGGGGACAATGGGGCATCATTCATTTTGGGTGTTGATCATAAGGGGTTATCCCCACTGGTTGCCGCATCGCAGACCATCCTGATGGGCGCCATCTACCGGATCCGTGCCGGGCAGAAAATCTCGGAAACCGGAAAGTACATCGAACAGCAGGCCCGTAAAATGGGGTTTGCCACCATCTGCAACCTTACGGGCCATGGGATCGGCCGTAAACTGCACGAAGAGCCTCGCGAGATCCCCAATTATTTTGACCGCTTTAACCGTCAGCGCTTTAAGAAAAACACCACAGTGGCCATCGAAACGTTCATATCAACCAAGGCAAAGGTCGTGGAGGAGTTACATGACGGCTGGACGTTGGCTACCATGGACGGCAGCTATGTTGCCCAGCACGAACATACCATTGTGGTGACCGATGGAGCTCCGGTCATTTTAACCCTGAATAATGGAATCGCATGA